In Cellvibrio polysaccharolyticus, a genomic segment contains:
- the ettA gene encoding energy-dependent translational throttle protein EttA, protein MAQYVYSMHRLGKIVPPKREILKDISLSFFPGAKIGVLGLNGSGKSTLLRIMAGVDTDFNGEARPMPGIKVGYLPQEPQLDPAKDVRGNVEDGVREAVDALAELNQIYADYAEPDADFDVLAKRQARAEDIIQAWDAHNLDHTLEVAADALRLPPWDADVSKLSGGERRRVALCRLLLSRPDMLLLDEPTNHLDAESVFWLEQFLQAFSGTVVAITHDRYFLDNAAGWILELDRGHGIPYEGNYTSWLEQKDARLAQEQRSEAAHQKALKSELEWARQNPKGRQAKSKARLARLDELQSQEFQARNETNEIYIPPGERLGDKVIVLENVSKGYGDRLLIDNLSVTIPKGAVVGIVGGNGAGKSTLFRMISGTEQPDSGTVTLGDTVQVAYVEQGRENLDDKKSVWEAVSGGHDILRIGNYEVSSRSYVGRFNFKGSDQQKRVGELSGGERGRLHLANTLKQGANVLLLDEPSNDLDIETLRALEDAILAFPGCVMVISHDRWFLDRIATHILAYEGDSDIVFFEGNYAEYHEDLVKRKGENAQPQRMKYKPLKS, encoded by the coding sequence ATGGCTCAATATGTTTACAGCATGCATCGCCTTGGCAAAATTGTGCCGCCAAAGCGTGAAATTCTGAAAGATATCTCGCTCTCGTTCTTCCCGGGAGCCAAAATCGGCGTACTGGGCCTGAACGGTTCCGGTAAATCTACCCTGTTGCGCATCATGGCCGGTGTAGATACCGATTTTAACGGTGAAGCACGCCCGATGCCCGGCATCAAAGTCGGTTACCTGCCCCAGGAACCGCAACTTGATCCGGCCAAAGATGTACGCGGCAACGTGGAAGATGGCGTGCGTGAAGCGGTGGATGCACTGGCAGAACTGAATCAAATTTATGCCGATTACGCCGAACCCGATGCCGACTTTGATGTGCTGGCCAAACGCCAGGCGCGCGCCGAAGACATTATTCAGGCGTGGGATGCACACAACCTCGATCACACCCTGGAAGTTGCCGCCGACGCACTGCGCTTGCCGCCGTGGGATGCCGACGTTAGCAAACTGTCCGGTGGTGAGCGCCGCCGTGTAGCGCTGTGTCGCCTGTTGCTGTCGCGCCCGGACATGCTGCTGCTCGACGAGCCCACCAACCACCTGGATGCCGAGTCGGTATTCTGGCTGGAGCAGTTCCTGCAAGCCTTCTCCGGCACCGTGGTAGCGATTACCCACGATCGTTACTTCCTCGACAATGCGGCTGGCTGGATTCTGGAATTGGACCGTGGTCACGGCATTCCTTATGAAGGCAACTACACCAGCTGGCTGGAGCAGAAAGATGCCCGTCTGGCGCAGGAACAACGCAGCGAAGCGGCGCACCAGAAAGCTCTGAAAAGCGAACTGGAATGGGCGCGTCAAAACCCCAAAGGTCGTCAGGCCAAGAGCAAGGCGCGTTTGGCCCGTTTGGACGAGTTGCAATCCCAGGAATTCCAGGCGCGTAACGAAACCAACGAAATCTACATCCCGCCGGGCGAGCGCCTGGGCGATAAAGTGATCGTGCTGGAAAACGTCAGCAAGGGCTACGGCGATCGCCTGCTGATCGACAACCTGTCGGTCACCATTCCGAAAGGTGCCGTAGTGGGTATTGTGGGTGGTAACGGCGCGGGTAAATCTACCCTGTTCCGTATGATTTCCGGCACCGAACAACCGGATAGCGGCACCGTTACCCTGGGCGATACGGTACAAGTTGCCTACGTTGAACAGGGCCGTGAAAACCTCGACGACAAGAAAAGCGTGTGGGAAGCGGTATCCGGCGGGCACGATATTTTGCGCATCGGCAACTACGAAGTCAGCTCCCGCTCTTACGTGGGCCGCTTCAACTTCAAAGGTTCCGACCAGCAAAAACGGGTTGGCGAATTGTCCGGTGGTGAGCGTGGCCGTTTGCACCTGGCAAACACCTTGAAACAGGGCGCCAACGTGCTGTTACTCGATGAGCCGTCAAACGACCTGGATATCGAAACCTTGCGCGCATTGGAAGACGCTATCCTCGCCTTCCCGGGTTGCGTTATGGTGATCTCGCATGATCGCTGGTTCCTTGACCGTATTGCCACGCACATTCTGGCTTACGAAGGCGATTCTGATATCGTTTTCTTTGAAGGCAACTACGCGGAATACCATGAAGATCTGGTCAAGCGTAAAGGTGAAAATGCCCAGCCACAGCGCATGAAGTACAAGCCGTTGAAGAGCTGA
- a CDS encoding substrate-binding periplasmic protein, protein MKQIPVIMLVWLLAISPMSGAALTDREIRLGTNMHLAPDATNDPHSPRTGSFEPLQCILDRLGQPYSIITKPWRRAYQEVRKELLDGFFTAIALRDTQRYGSLSEPLVLENWYWFWRADMPPASSWRDGYRLGTILGSQQELWLTQEGFPKTITANNLPQLLKMLFSGRIDVLLADKDQFEDAFKQLAGEFAYQSRFFRYVPLSVYFGHPFLKQHPDFLKAFNRAMPACVSDNFSLSPSEQKIIEDYLAPLMAQWLVDESLTDAVQAQNKNLAKITDEALQQLESEWLVPIDGEASWQSEVVNHPVSVKLRGFKQQAAPLITEIIVMDARGATVASSDATTNFLNHHEEKYLSVFGKPEGTLLVEPVMYDASTRHFQVHVSAPVYIAGVTQSVGVLTVGVDVEQALSLDD, encoded by the coding sequence ATGAAGCAGATTCCTGTAATTATGTTGGTGTGGTTGTTGGCGATCAGCCCGATGTCCGGTGCTGCGCTGACAGATCGTGAAATTCGCCTCGGTACCAATATGCATTTGGCGCCCGATGCTACCAATGACCCCCATTCTCCCCGTACCGGTTCGTTTGAGCCGCTGCAGTGTATTCTGGACCGTCTGGGCCAACCTTATTCCATCATCACCAAGCCCTGGCGACGTGCCTATCAGGAAGTGCGCAAGGAATTGCTCGACGGTTTTTTTACCGCTATCGCTTTACGGGATACGCAGCGCTATGGAAGCTTGTCGGAACCTTTGGTGCTGGAAAACTGGTACTGGTTCTGGCGGGCGGATATGCCGCCGGCGTCTTCATGGCGCGATGGTTACCGGTTGGGCACTATCCTCGGCAGCCAGCAGGAGTTGTGGTTAACGCAAGAAGGTTTTCCAAAAACGATTACCGCCAACAACTTGCCGCAATTGTTGAAGATGTTGTTCAGTGGTCGCATTGATGTACTGCTTGCCGATAAAGATCAATTTGAAGATGCGTTCAAACAATTAGCCGGAGAGTTCGCCTACCAATCCCGCTTCTTCCGTTATGTTCCGCTTAGCGTGTATTTTGGACATCCCTTTTTGAAACAACACCCGGATTTTTTAAAAGCATTTAACCGCGCCATGCCGGCCTGTGTATCCGATAATTTTTCCCTGTCGCCGTCCGAGCAAAAAATTATAGAAGACTACCTGGCACCGCTGATGGCGCAATGGCTGGTAGATGAATCACTCACCGATGCTGTTCAGGCGCAAAATAAAAACCTCGCTAAGATAACTGACGAAGCCTTACAGCAACTGGAAAGTGAATGGCTGGTGCCGATTGACGGAGAAGCCAGTTGGCAGTCCGAGGTTGTGAATCATCCGGTATCGGTTAAATTGCGGGGTTTCAAGCAACAAGCCGCCCCCCTGATTACCGAAATTATTGTGATGGATGCGCGCGGTGCCACGGTGGCGTCGAGCGATGCCACGACCAATTTTTTGAACCATCATGAAGAAAAATATTTATCGGTGTTTGGCAAACCGGAAGGTACCTTGCTGGTCGAGCCGGTGATGTACGATGCCTCCACGCGGCACTTTCAGGTTCATGTCAGTGCGCCGGTTTATATTGCCGGCGTAACACAAAGCGTTGGCGTGTTAACAGTGGGCGTTGATGTCGAGCAAGCGCTCTCGCTGGACGATTAA